From one Misgurnus anguillicaudatus chromosome 2, ASM2758022v2, whole genome shotgun sequence genomic stretch:
- the LOC129442972 gene encoding NACHT, LRR and PYD domains-containing protein 1 homolog isoform X2, whose translation MEFDCNKDIYRTHPQTNVSAVAQNRSNITAPFFNNCTITGNVPITHNASGISGYHPDSDKTPPSANSVIGQYKQRICSEYQHVTEYNSLPGENVLLCERYTEPLIIQRHRDQKEREEEISSKGENFQQVFSSRSSHESVLNSLFHTDDHGITPRAVILQGNSGNGKSFVVQKIMMDWASGNLYKDQFDVVFHLKCKEINCIPGKKSLLELLSWSCGLTSDEISQMLQWSSERVLFIIDGFDELRLPQDVYYMTSPTDPDQRCTPVLTLCALLRGHLQVNSFLLVTSRSTATDTLSKLLKKTQRFTEIMGFSERGVEEYFQKFFQDEKLFRNAYMFVKDNETLLTACSIPVICWIICTVIRERFNDGADITSGLETTTSIYVDFVFTLLKHHSQGLNQSVPNLLRCLGQLAERGMQEQQVLFDEKIINETVQDPACCPFLCKFLFKRRIQQETMFSFMHLSFQEFFTALYYVCLDKDQAMMNLTKLCTIRHTLRESFYQPPRFSDVVKFAFGLLNKDLQCTLIKHGLFVHQNVEADLKQWFINKICNRPCFLDPFVFNYLYELHEKSFAEEAMQTWNKIHIRSTILRRTDCWALMYCAQCCHSVRSLNLGSYCELTPDKLSIILPVVHKFERLSLKVGNLTDSDLVDLMCAVTGGKTQRVNVIPECDGPADEHCSVYSLELSVSDDVSSVCLGFCYSNVVRSLGLTLPRSEAIDWAKLFQIFHKTDLDAFTSAIHSLPKLKMLELKVDFLNKSLSIWSLSICQNVSSLTELRINADFLLEEAIEILQRSHTRPNCTLTIEGLRCNKPSQKCTRPKWFGPQLSFNQLSCNQQVVISVNCQGFTERTLRRMDFSLIFGTKSTV comes from the exons ATGG AGTTTGACTGTAATAAGGACATTTACAGAACTCATCCACAgacaaatgtcagtgctgtggcTCAGAATAGAAGCAATATTACAGCACCTTTCTTTAATAATTGCACAATAACCGGCAATGTTCCCATAACACATAATGCTTCTG GTATCAGTGGATATCACCCTGACAGTGACAAAACACCACCATCAG CAAACTCAGTGATTGGTCAGTATAAACAGCGGATTTGCAGTGAGTACCAGCATGTTACCGAGTATAACTCACTGCCTGGAGAAAATGTGCTGCTGTGTGAGCGCTACACTGAACCTCTGATCATTCAAAGACATAGAGATCAAAAAGAAAGAGAAGAGGAGATCTCCTCAAAAGGAGAAAATTTTCAGCAGGTCTTCAGCTCCAGGAGCAGTCATGAATCTGTCCTGAACTCTCTGTTTCACACAGATGACCATGGGATCACTCCTAGAGCTGTCATACTGCAGGGAAACTCTGGGAATGGAAAATCTTTTGTTGTGCAGAAGATCATGATGGACTGGGCATCTGGTAACCTCTACAAAGATCAATTTGATGTTGTGTTTCACTTGAAGTGTAAAGAAATTAACTGCATCCCAGGTAAAAAGAGTTTGTTGGAGCTCTTGAGCTGGAGTTGTGGTTTAACTTCAGATGAGATCTCACAGATGCTCCAGTGGTCATCAGAGAGAGTGCTCTTCATTATTGATGGGTTTGATGAACTCAGACTCCCACAGGACGTTTATTACATGACATCACCCACAGATCCAGACCAGAGATGCACACCTGTGCTCACACTCTGTGCCCTGCTGAGAGGACATCTCCAGGTGAACTCCTTCCTCTTGGTCACCAGCAGATCAACAGCTACAGACACTTTAAGCAAACTTCTCAAGAAAACTCAGCGTTTTACCGAGATTATGGGCTTCTCTGAAAGGGGGGTGGAGGAGTATTTCCAGAAGTTCTTTCAGGATGAGAAACTCTTCAGGAACGCTTATATGTTTGTGAAGGACAATGAAACCCTGTTGACTGCCTGCTCCATTCCTGTTATCTGCTGGATCATCTGCACAGTTATCAGAGAAAGATTCAATGATGGTGCAGATATAACAAGCGGTCTGGAAACAACCACATCTATATATGTTGACTTTGTGTTCACTTTACTGAAGCATCACAGTCAGGGTTTGAATCAATCTGTGCCAAACCTGCTGAGGTGTCTGGGTCAACTGGCAGAGAGAGGGATGCAGGAACAACAAGTTCTGTTTGATgagaaaattataaatgaaaCTGTGCAAGATCCTGCATGCTGTCCATTTCTGTGCAAGTTCCTCTTTAAAAGAAGAATTCAGCAGGAGACAATGTTCAGCTTCATGCATCTCAGCTTTCAGGAGTTCTTCACTGCTCTGTACTATGTCTGTCTGGATAAAGACCAGGCCATGATGAATCTTACCAAGCTATGTACCATTAGACACACACTACGTGAATCTTTTTATCAGCCACCACGTTTTTCAGATGTGGTGAAGTTTGCTTTTGGTCTATTAAATAAGGACTTGCAATGCACACTTATAAAGCATGGTCTGTTTGTTCATCAAAATGTAGAGGCCGATCTGAAACAATGGTTTATAAATAAGATTTGTAATAGACCATGTTTCTTAGATCCATTTGTGTTTAACTATCTTTATGAACTGCATGAAAAGAGCTTTGCAGAAGAAGCTATGCAGACCTGGAATAAGATTCATATACGTAGCACAATCTTACGAAGAACAGACTGTTGGGCTTTGATGTACTGCGCTCAGTGCTGCCACAGCGTCAGATCACTCAATCTTGGTTCTTATTGTGAGTTAACACCTGACAAGTTGTCTATAATTCTGCCTGTAGTCCACAAGTTTGAAAGGTTAAG CTTGAAAGTAGGAAACCTAACAGACTCTGATCTTGTTGATCTGATGTGTGCTGTTACAGGAGGAAAGACCCAAAG GGTTAATGTTATCCCTGAATGTGACGGTCCTGCAGATGAACATTGTTCTGTCTATTCATTAGAACTGTCAGTCAGTGATGATGTGTCCAG tGTCTGCTTAGGTTTTTGTTATAGCAATGTGGTACGGTCACTTGGTCTCACTCTACCACGGTCAGAGGCTATCGACTGGGCAAAGCTTTTTCAAATATTTCACAAGACAGATTTGGATGCCTTCACGTCTGCCATCCATTCTCTGCCTAAACTTAAAATGCTGGAACTGAAGGTTGACTTTCTGAATAAAAGCTTGTCTATTTGGAGTCTCTCCATCTGCCAGAATGTCTCCAGTCTAACAGAACTCAG gATAAATGCAGATTTTTTACTGGAGGAGGCAATCGAGATCTTGCAAAGGTCACACACAAGGCCAAACTGCACTTTGACAATTGAAGG GTTAAGATGCAACAAGCCATCTCAAAAATGCACACGGCCTAAATGGTTTGGCCCTCAACTGAGCTTCAACCAACTGAGCTGCAACCAACAGGTGGTGATTTCTGTGAATTGTCAGGGTTTTACTGAGAGGACTTTGAGAAG GATGGATTTCTCTCTGATTTTTGGAACAAAATCTACAGTTTGA
- the LOC129442972 gene encoding NACHT, LRR and PYD domains-containing protein 1 homolog isoform X1, producing the protein MEFDCNKDIYRTHPQTNVSAVAQNRSNITAPVFNNCTITGNVPITHNASGISGYHPDSDKTPPSANSVIGQYKQRICSEYQHVTEYNSLPGENVLLCERYTEPLIIQRHRDQKEREEEISSKGENFQQVFSSRSSHESVLNSLFHTDDHGITPRAVILQGNSGNGKSFVVQKIMMDWASGNLYKDQFDVVFHLKCKEINCIPGKKSLLELLSWSCGLTSDEISQMLQWSSERVLFIIDGFDELRLPQDVYYMTSPTDPDQRCTPVLTLCALLRGHLQVNSFLLVTSRSTATDTLSKLLKKTQRFTEIMGFSERGVEEYFQKFFQDEKLFRNAYMFVKDNETLLTACSIPVICWIICTVIRERFNDGADITSGLETTTSIYVDFVFTLLKHHSQGLNQSVPNLLRCLGQLAERGMQEQQVLFDEKIINETVQDPACCPFLCKFLFKRRIQQETMFSFMHLSFQEFFTALYYVCLDKDQAMMNLTKLCTIRHTLRESFYQPPRFSDVVKFAFGLLNKDLQCTLIKHGLFVHQNVEADLKQWFINKICNRPCFLDPFVFNYLYELHEKSFAEEAMQTWNKIHIRSTILRRTDCWALMYCAQCCHSVRSLNLGSYCELTPDKLSIILPVVHKFERLSLKVGNLTDSDLVDLMCAVTGGKTQRVNVIPECDGPADEHCSVYSLELSVSDDVSSVCLGFCYSNVVRSLGLTLPRSEAIDWAKLFQIFHKTDLDAFTSAIHSLPKLKMLELKVDFLNKSLSIWSLSICQNVSSLTELRINADFLLEEAIEILQRSHTRPNCTLTIEGLRCNKPSQKCTRPKWFGPQLSFNQLSCNQQVVISVNCQGFTERTLRRMDFSLIFGTKSTV; encoded by the exons GTATCAGTGGATATCACCCTGACAGTGACAAAACACCACCATCAG CAAACTCAGTGATTGGTCAGTATAAACAGCGGATTTGCAGTGAGTACCAGCATGTTACCGAGTATAACTCACTGCCTGGAGAAAATGTGCTGCTGTGTGAGCGCTACACTGAACCTCTGATCATTCAAAGACATAGAGATCAAAAAGAAAGAGAAGAGGAGATCTCCTCAAAAGGAGAAAATTTTCAGCAGGTCTTCAGCTCCAGGAGCAGTCATGAATCTGTCCTGAACTCTCTGTTTCACACAGATGACCATGGGATCACTCCTAGAGCTGTCATACTGCAGGGAAACTCTGGGAATGGAAAATCTTTTGTTGTGCAGAAGATCATGATGGACTGGGCATCTGGTAACCTCTACAAAGATCAATTTGATGTTGTGTTTCACTTGAAGTGTAAAGAAATTAACTGCATCCCAGGTAAAAAGAGTTTGTTGGAGCTCTTGAGCTGGAGTTGTGGTTTAACTTCAGATGAGATCTCACAGATGCTCCAGTGGTCATCAGAGAGAGTGCTCTTCATTATTGATGGGTTTGATGAACTCAGACTCCCACAGGACGTTTATTACATGACATCACCCACAGATCCAGACCAGAGATGCACACCTGTGCTCACACTCTGTGCCCTGCTGAGAGGACATCTCCAGGTGAACTCCTTCCTCTTGGTCACCAGCAGATCAACAGCTACAGACACTTTAAGCAAACTTCTCAAGAAAACTCAGCGTTTTACCGAGATTATGGGCTTCTCTGAAAGGGGGGTGGAGGAGTATTTCCAGAAGTTCTTTCAGGATGAGAAACTCTTCAGGAACGCTTATATGTTTGTGAAGGACAATGAAACCCTGTTGACTGCCTGCTCCATTCCTGTTATCTGCTGGATCATCTGCACAGTTATCAGAGAAAGATTCAATGATGGTGCAGATATAACAAGCGGTCTGGAAACAACCACATCTATATATGTTGACTTTGTGTTCACTTTACTGAAGCATCACAGTCAGGGTTTGAATCAATCTGTGCCAAACCTGCTGAGGTGTCTGGGTCAACTGGCAGAGAGAGGGATGCAGGAACAACAAGTTCTGTTTGATgagaaaattataaatgaaaCTGTGCAAGATCCTGCATGCTGTCCATTTCTGTGCAAGTTCCTCTTTAAAAGAAGAATTCAGCAGGAGACAATGTTCAGCTTCATGCATCTCAGCTTTCAGGAGTTCTTCACTGCTCTGTACTATGTCTGTCTGGATAAAGACCAGGCCATGATGAATCTTACCAAGCTATGTACCATTAGACACACACTACGTGAATCTTTTTATCAGCCACCACGTTTTTCAGATGTGGTGAAGTTTGCTTTTGGTCTATTAAATAAGGACTTGCAATGCACACTTATAAAGCATGGTCTGTTTGTTCATCAAAATGTAGAGGCCGATCTGAAACAATGGTTTATAAATAAGATTTGTAATAGACCATGTTTCTTAGATCCATTTGTGTTTAACTATCTTTATGAACTGCATGAAAAGAGCTTTGCAGAAGAAGCTATGCAGACCTGGAATAAGATTCATATACGTAGCACAATCTTACGAAGAACAGACTGTTGGGCTTTGATGTACTGCGCTCAGTGCTGCCACAGCGTCAGATCACTCAATCTTGGTTCTTATTGTGAGTTAACACCTGACAAGTTGTCTATAATTCTGCCTGTAGTCCACAAGTTTGAAAGGTTAAG CTTGAAAGTAGGAAACCTAACAGACTCTGATCTTGTTGATCTGATGTGTGCTGTTACAGGAGGAAAGACCCAAAG GGTTAATGTTATCCCTGAATGTGACGGTCCTGCAGATGAACATTGTTCTGTCTATTCATTAGAACTGTCAGTCAGTGATGATGTGTCCAG tGTCTGCTTAGGTTTTTGTTATAGCAATGTGGTACGGTCACTTGGTCTCACTCTACCACGGTCAGAGGCTATCGACTGGGCAAAGCTTTTTCAAATATTTCACAAGACAGATTTGGATGCCTTCACGTCTGCCATCCATTCTCTGCCTAAACTTAAAATGCTGGAACTGAAGGTTGACTTTCTGAATAAAAGCTTGTCTATTTGGAGTCTCTCCATCTGCCAGAATGTCTCCAGTCTAACAGAACTCAG gATAAATGCAGATTTTTTACTGGAGGAGGCAATCGAGATCTTGCAAAGGTCACACACAAGGCCAAACTGCACTTTGACAATTGAAGG GTTAAGATGCAACAAGCCATCTCAAAAATGCACACGGCCTAAATGGTTTGGCCCTCAACTGAGCTTCAACCAACTGAGCTGCAACCAACAGGTGGTGATTTCTGTGAATTGTCAGGGTTTTACTGAGAGGACTTTGAGAAG GATGGATTTCTCTCTGATTTTTGGAACAAAATCTACAGTTTGA
- the LOC129442985 gene encoding uncharacterized protein isoform X2: protein MATKKFIVPGRPKVYKYRLGTFKQWTEVGGAGGYQSGILLLEGAGGSRGVTGGSRGVTGGSRGGTGGSRGVTGGSRGVTGGSRGVTGGSGGEAGRSRGGPGIGGGGDQYGVRLPEGAGGSRGGGGGESKGGPVETRGGGARFVDEKYAQLVARVTSVMALADYLKSNNMIHEETYSEIRAERTNQEKMRKLYEALNSGGDNVKNAFYNALRKHEPYLLEDLGGGLNLT, encoded by the exons ATGGcaacaaaaaagtttattgtTCCAGGTAGACCTAAAGTCTATAAATATAGATTGG GAACATTTAAACAATGGACAGAAGTAGGAGGAGCAGGAGGAT ATCAGAGTGGAATACTACTATTAGAAGGAGCAGGAGGAAGTAGAGGAGTAACAGGAGGAAGTAGAGGAGTAACAGGAGGAAGTAGAGGGGGAACAGGAGGAAGTAGAGGCGTAACAGGAGGAAGTAGAGGCGTAACAGGAGGAAGTAGAGGCGTAACAGGAGGAAGTGGAGGAGAAGCAGGGAGAAGTAGAGGAGGACCAGGAATTGGTGGTGGAGGAG ACCAATATGGAGTACGGCTACCAGAAGGAGCAGGAGGAAgtagaggaggaggaggaggagaaagTAAAGGAGGACCAGTAGAAACTAGAGGAGGAG GGGCCAGGTTTGTGGATGAGAAATATGCACAGCTTGTTGCAAGGGTGACATCAGTGATggcattggcagattatttgaAAAGTAACAACATGATACATGAAGAAACTTACTCAGAGATCAGGGCAGAAAGGACCAACCAAGAGAAAATGAGGAAGCTTTATGAAGCACTGAACTCTGGAGGAGACAATGTTAAAAATGCCTTTTATAATGCACTACGCAAACATGAACCATACCTCCTCGAAGACCTGG GTGGAGGGCTGAACCTGACCTGA
- the LOC129442979 gene encoding dual specificity protein phosphatase 14 yields the protein MISQVTPTLYLCGVEALNQSALANRGVTLLVNACAEYPCPEYQGVDCICVPVEDRPHAPLDQHFDSVAERIHQNRSGSSLVYCSAGRSRSPSLIMAYLMRYDGISLLQAHQWVLAARPFIRPNAGFWRQLLEYERKLTHRNSIKMVATSQGVLPEAIQPTQDSSYCLNL from the coding sequence ATGATTTCCCAGGTGACTCCCACTCTGTATCTGTGTGGAGTGGAGGCCCTAAATCAGTCTGCACTCGCCAACCGAGGTGTCACTTTGCTCGTGAACGCCTGTGCTGAGTATCCCTGTCCGGAGTACCAGGGTGTGGACTGCATCTGTGTACCTGTAGAGGACCGACCCCACGCCCCTCTAGACCAACACTTTGACAGTGTGGCTGAGCGGATTCACCAAAACCGCAGTGGAAGCTCGCTGGTGTACTGCTCGGCAGGTAGAAGTAGATCTCCTTCACTGATCATGGCGTATCTCATGAGGTATGATGGCATCTCACTTCTTCAGGCTCATCAGTGGGTTCTGGCAGCTCGGCCCTTCATCCGACCAAACGCAGGGTTCTGGAGGCAGCTGCTGGAGTATGAGAGGAAACTGACCCATAGAAACAGTATCAAGATGGTGGCCACCTCACAGGGTGTCTTACCAGAAGCCATACAGCCAACACAGGACTCTTCATACTGCCTTAATTTATAA
- the LOC129442985 gene encoding uncharacterized protein isoform X1 — protein sequence MATKKFIVPGRPKVYKYRLGTFKQWTEVGGAGGYQSGILLLEGAGGSRGVTGGSRGVTGGSRGGTGGSRGVTGGSRGVTGGSRGVTGGSGGEAGRSRGGPGIGGGGDQYGVRLPEGAGGSRGGGGGESKGGPVETRGGGARFVDEKYAQLVARVTSVMALADYLKSNNMIHEETYSEIRAERTNQEKMRKLYEALNSGGDNVKNAFYNALRKHEPYLLEDLGETIYNDTFHN from the exons ATGGcaacaaaaaagtttattgtTCCAGGTAGACCTAAAGTCTATAAATATAGATTGG GAACATTTAAACAATGGACAGAAGTAGGAGGAGCAGGAGGAT ATCAGAGTGGAATACTACTATTAGAAGGAGCAGGAGGAAGTAGAGGAGTAACAGGAGGAAGTAGAGGAGTAACAGGAGGAAGTAGAGGGGGAACAGGAGGAAGTAGAGGCGTAACAGGAGGAAGTAGAGGCGTAACAGGAGGAAGTAGAGGCGTAACAGGAGGAAGTGGAGGAGAAGCAGGGAGAAGTAGAGGAGGACCAGGAATTGGTGGTGGAGGAG ACCAATATGGAGTACGGCTACCAGAAGGAGCAGGAGGAAgtagaggaggaggaggaggagaaagTAAAGGAGGACCAGTAGAAACTAGAGGAGGAG GGGCCAGGTTTGTGGATGAGAAATATGCACAGCTTGTTGCAAGGGTGACATCAGTGATggcattggcagattatttgaAAAGTAACAACATGATACATGAAGAAACTTACTCAGAGATCAGGGCAGAAAGGACCAACCAAGAGAAAATGAGGAAGCTTTATGAAGCACTGAACTCTGGAGGAGACAATGTTAAAAATGCCTTTTATAATGCACTACGCAAACATGAACCATACCTCCTCGAAGACCTGGGTGAGACAATCTACAACGACACTTTCCACAACTAA